In one Erinaceus europaeus chromosome 3, mEriEur2.1, whole genome shotgun sequence genomic region, the following are encoded:
- the TMSB10 gene encoding thymosin beta-10, with the protein MADKPDMGEIASFDKAKLKKTETQEKNTLPTKETIEQEKRSEIS; encoded by the exons ATGGCAGACAAGCCAGACATGGGGGAAATCGCCAGCTTCGATAAGGCCAAGCTGAAGAAAACAGAGACGCAGGAGAAGAACACCCTGCCGACCAAAGAGA CCATCGAGCAGGAGAAGCGGAGTGAGATTTCCTAA